The following proteins come from a genomic window of Anopheles ziemanni chromosome 3, idAnoZiCoDA_A2_x.2, whole genome shotgun sequence:
- the LOC131288366 gene encoding cytochrome P450 4d1-like: MLLIVLSVLSLLVSIGVWWTVENYGNALRHAGKFGGPPAYPLVGNGLLFINKSPAEFLQLVGTLIAKHGMCLRLWLGTQLLVLSTDPKDIEVLLASPKYIEKSTEYNFVRPWLGNGLLTSSGRQWQTHRKMITPTFHFKILEHFVEIFDRQSNTFVDILRLYAKSGETFDVFPLVTLCALDVICESAMGTKVNAQLNSESEYVKAVKEITNLIQVRFYDFIIRYEFFFRMSSNRRRQRKVLNVLHGYTNSVIQSRRQELRSTDSPTNAPDGAANELESEVGIKKRMAFLDMLLQATVDGRPLTDEEIREEVDTFMFEGHDTTTSAISFLLQCMAKHPDVQQKVFEEVRGIVGEDRKQPATMAMLNDMSYLDLVIKETLRLYPSVPMFGRKLLQNTEINGKIFPANCNVIVLPFFLGRNPDFFPNPEKFDPERFNVERSAEKTNPYQYIPFSAGPRNCIGQKFAVAELKSLVSKVVRHYEILPPLEEQEESFMAELILRPERGIPIRVRPRVY; this comes from the exons ATGCTGTTGATCGTCTTGAGCGTACTGTCACTGCTGGTGTCGATCGGTGTCTGGTGGACGGTGGAAAACTATGGTAACGCACTACGGCACGCCGGAAAATTCGGAGGCCCACCGGCTTACCCCCTGGTTGGCAATGGGCTGCTGTTTATCAACAAATCTCCTGCCG AGTTCTTGCAGTTAGTGGGAACGTTAATAGCGAAGCATGGAATGTGCCTGCGATTGTGGCTCGGTACGCAGCTGTTGGTGCTCAGCACCGACCCGAAAGACATTGAG GTTCTACTGGCCAGTCCGAAGTACATCGAAAAATCGACCGAGTACAATTTCGTTCGGCCGTGGCTAGGAAACGGGCTGCTAACCAGCAGCGGACGTCAATGGCAAACGCACCGAAAAATGATCACCCCGACCTTTCACTTCAAGATCCTGGAGCACTTCGTGGAGATTTTTGACCGGCAGAGCAACACCTTTGTCGACATCCTACGATTATACGCAAAATCGGGCGAAACCTTCGACGTCTTTCCGTTGGTCACGCTGTGCGCACTCGATGTTATTTGTG aatCCGCCATGGGTACGAAGGTGAATGCGCAACTGAACTCGGAGTCGGAGTACGTTAAAGCTGTAAAGGA AATCACCAATTTGATACAAGTTCGTTTCTACGATTTCATCATCCGGTACGAGTTCTTCTTCCGAATGTCCTCCAACCGGCGGAGGCAGCGCAAGGTGTTGAACGTGCTTCACGGTTACACGAACAGCGTAATCCAGTCCAGACGGCAAGAGTTGCGAAGCACGGACTCACCCACTAACGCCCCCGATGGTGCGGCCAATGAGCTTGAGAGTGAAGTTGGTATCAAGAAGCGAATGGCCTTTCTGGATATGCTGCTGCAGGCCACGGTCGACGGGCGGCCTTTGACCGACGAGGAAATTCGTGAGGAAGTCGATACGTTCATGTTCGAGGGGCACGACACGACGACGTCGGCGATTAGCTTTCTGTTGCAGTGTATGGCAAAACATCCCGACGTCCAGCAGAAGGTGTTCGAAGAAGTACGCGGCATTGTTGGGGAGGACCGGAAACAACCCGCCACCATGGCGATGCTGAACGACATGAGCTACCTGGATCTGGTGATCAAGGAAACGCTCCGTCTATATCCATCGGTACCGATGTTTGGTCGGAAGTTGCTACAGAACACCGAAATTA ATGGAAAAATTTTCCCGGCGAACTGCAACGTCATAGTGCTACCATTTTTCCTTGGGCGTAACCCGGACTTTTTCCCCAACCCGGAGAAGTTCGATCCGGAGCGGTTCAACGTGGAGCGGTCGGCCGAGAAGACGAACCCGTACCAGTACATTCCGTTCAGTGCGGGACCACGGAATTGCATCGGTCAGAAGTTTGCCGTAGCCGAGTTGAAGAGCCTGGTGAGCAAGGTCGTGCGCCACTATGAAATCCTTCCACCGCTCGAAGAGCAGGAGGAGTCGTTCATGGCCGAGCTGATCCTGAGACCGGAACGCGGAATTCCAATACGTGTTAGACCACGCGTGTACTGA
- the LOC131284573 gene encoding cytochrome P450 4d2-like, with protein sequence MFVLSLLVALFGVILLRFISFRYRVYRAVGKVPGPPANFFLGNALELVQYDTQVFFDKLIEYFHRYGTVVKLDLLSKCWIIFSSPSDIEQIISSNQFNRKSLDYETLQEWLGNGILLDHGSSWFANRRALTGAFHFKILDSYVPVFEEQADVLVRNLLASDGKVVDIFALAKLYTLDVILETSMGVRCRAQLEDSDYVRAVSNLSRITFWRMYNAMGYSDWTFRLTKHYKVYQEALRINREFTTSVIKERRAEVLAGKGEESSPEDEKRRLSLLDILLRSDLTGRQFTDQEVYSQVNNFMFAGHDTTSSAITFILYACAKFPEVQQRVYEEICSIVPHDQPLKQQHINELKYLDLVVKESLRMFPPVPYFSRTVERNTTINGIELVKGTAITFGAYMMHNNPEYFPEPHQFRPERFEDGETKRHPFVYIPFSAGSRNCIGQKFALNELKTVLSKTLRCCKVELPDPNFAPKMRLELVLKPANGMPLRFVPRC encoded by the exons ATGTTTGTACTCTCGTTGCTTGTTGCGTTGTTCGGTGTGATTCTGCTTCGATTCATTTCATTCCGGTACAGAGTATATCGCGCGGTGGGAAAGGTGCCCGGTCCGCCGGCCAACTTTTTTCTCGGCAACGCACTGGAGCTGGTCCAGTATGATACGCAAG TGTTTTTCGATAAGTTGATAGAATACTTTCACCGCTACGGAACGGTAGTGAAGCTCGATCTGCTCAGCAAATGTTGgattatattttcttccccAAGCGATATTGAG CAAATAATTTCCTCGAACCAATTCAACCGCAAATCGCTGGACTACGAGACGCTACAAGAGTGGCTCGGAAATGGTATTCTGCTCGATCACGGCTCGAGCTGGTTCGCAAACAGGCGCGCTCTGACTGGGGCGTTCCACTTCAAGATCCTCGACAGCTATGTACCGGTGTTTGAAGAGCAGGCTGACGTACTGGTACGCAATCTGCTCGCCAGCGACGGCAAGGTGGTGGACATCTTCGCCCTTGCGAAGCTCTACACGCTTGACGTAATTCTGGAGACTTCAATGGGCGTACGATGCCGAGCGCAGCTGGAAGACTCTGACTATGTGCGCGCTGTTTCAAA CCTTTCTCGCATCACCTTCTGGCGTATGTATAATGCCATGGGATACTCTGATTGGACCTTTCGTTTAACGAAACATTACAAGGTCTACCAGGAGGCGCTCCGAATCAACCGGGAGTTTACGACATCCGTTATCAAGGAACGCCGGGCGGAAGTGCTCGCTGGCAAGGGAGAAGAGAGCTCGCCAGAGGATGAAAAAAGGCGCCTTTCGTTGCTGGACATACTGTTGCGCTCCGATCTTACCGGGCGCCAGTTTACCGACCAAGAGGTGTACAGTCAGGTGAACAACTTTATGTTCGCG gGCCACGATACGACGTCCAGCGCCATCACATTCATCCTGTACGCGTGTGCCAAATTTCCGGAAGTTCAGCAGCGAGTGTACGAAGAAATCTGTTCGATTGTGCCGCACGATCAGCCACTTAAACAGCAGCACATTAACGAACTAAAATACCTGGACCTGGTTGTCAAAGAGTCGTTAAGGATGTTCCCACCGGTTCCATACTTTTCACGCACGGTCGAACGAAACACTACGATCAACGGGATCGAGCTGGTAAAGGGTACGGCCATCACCTTCGGTGCCTACATGATGCACAACAATCCGGAGTACTTTCCCGAGCCGCATCAATTCCGACCGGAGCGGTTCGAAGATGGAGAGACGAAACGACATCCTTTCGTCTACATTCCTTTCAGTGCAGGCAGCAGAAATTGTATAG GTCAAAAATTTGCCCTGAACGAACTAAAGACGGTTCTGTCGAAGACTTTGCGCTGCTGCAAAGTAGAGCTCCCGGATCCAAACTTCGCGCCCAAGATGAGGCTAGAGCTCGTCCTAAAGCCAGCCAATGGAATGCCACTTCGTTTTGTTCCACGCTGTTAG
- the LOC131284574 gene encoding cytochrome P450 4d2-like, whose amino-acid sequence MLYWLASLLLVIPLLKLFDRFLRSYDSIPGPPRWPIVGNLAQFMGVGAVEIFAQLSDYSNRYGGIYKLDFLYDYTIVYSSPEAAELILKSSNFTSKSEDYQKVAEWIGDANTDESINVLPELKLHALGVLCETAMGVTSGEEQEKQRSYTQAVEELNSILYWRMFDTFGNINVLFRLTPTSRRFNELVAMSRSFTHDMIDRRRKMKEQLEKASSSNEDTADEACERRKHTEPLMDTLLQARIDGKALTDDEIREEVDTFTFAGHDTAASAMTFLLYNVAKYPDVQQRLYEEITSQIGAEFSDLSMSALNDLQYMDRVIKESLRLYPPVPVVARTATNDMMLLGQHLKRGTTVALNIFSMHRNEEYFPDPCRFSPERFEGDDDYLIYDRYAYIPFSTGPRYCIGKKFAQYELKCTLVKILQRFQLRLTSVDYVPTLKAEIVLKPVEGMPLIFKNRK is encoded by the exons ATGTTATATTGGTTGGCGAGCCTCCTGCTGGTGATTCCACTTCTCAAACTGTTCGATCGATTTCTGCGATCGTACGATAGCATACCGGGACCACCGCGATGGCCGATCGTTGGAAATTTAGCGCAATTCATGGGAGTCGGTGCCGTTG AGATATTCGCTCAGCTTTCAGACTACAGTAATCGGTATGGTGGGATATACAAGCTGGATTTCCTCTACGATTATACAATCGTTTACTCATCGCCAGAAGCGGCCGAG TTAATTCTGAAATCGAGCAACTTCACCTCCAAGTCGGAAGACTACCAAAAAGTAGCAGAATGGATCGGCGACG CCAACACTGATGAGTCGATCAACGTGCTTCCGGAGCTGAAGCTGCACGCCTTAGGTGTTTTATGTGAAACGGCCATGGGTGTCACCAGTGGAGAGgaacaggaaaaacaacggAGTTACACTCAGGCCGTGGAAGAACTAAACTCCATTTTGTACTGGCGTATGTTCGATACGTTTGGCAATATTAATGTGCTGTTTCGTTTAACCCCCACGAGCCGACGGTTCAATGAGCTGGTGGCGATGTCGCGTAGTTTCACCCACGACATGATCGACCGCAGGCGTAAGATGAAAGAGCAGCTCGAAAAGGCTTCTTCGTCGAATGAGGATACGGCAGATGAGGCGTGCGAAAGGCGTAAACATACCGAACCCTTGATGGATACGCTTCTGCAAGCCCGAATTGATGGCAAAGCATTGACGGACGATGAAATTCGGGAGGAGGTGGACACGTTTACATTTGCG GGTCATGACACGGCAGCCTCGGCAATGACATTCCTTTTATACAACGTAGCCAAATACCCGGACGTCCAGCAGCGCTTGTACGAAGAAATCACATCACAAATCGGCGCTGAGTTTAGCGATTTGTCCATGAG CGCTCTTAACGATCTGCAATACATGGATCGAGTGATCAAGGAATCGCTCCGGCTTTACCCACCCGTGCCGGTGGTCGCTCGTACTGCAACCAACGACATGATGTTGCTCGGACAGCATCTAAAACGAGGTACCACCGTGGCGCTGAATATATTCTCGATGCACCGCAACGAAGAATACTTCCCGGATCCGTGCCGGTTCAGTCCGGAACGTTTCGAGGGTGATGACGACTATCTGATCTACGACCGGTACGCGTATATTCCGTTCAGTACGGGACCTAGGTACTGTATTGGAAAGAAGTTCGCCCAGTACGAGTTGAAGTGCACACTGGTGAAGATTCTGCAGCGGTTTCAACTGCGACTAACGAGCGTAGATTATGTGCCAACGTTGAAGGCGGAAATTGTCCTGAAGCCTGTAGAGGGTATGCCattgatatttaaaaacagaaaGTAA
- the LOC131284576 gene encoding WW domain-containing protein tag-325-like, with protein MDSYLGLAEHKLKPRSVVDAFSNRTGTVKKRPVRVPPPQSPKPRSVSQASAVVDGTGQFHYLLEEHLAVVEKNKRLEMRNSLLEEENTKLKSDIDNLRGAYEELQENLGSGTSKSFDTGKLLVHLKLKRRADKETLEKRNIIKNEACFNTYLQHVDMVENIRIPRIIHECVTVLETNEKFMRTTGLYRMSGNHKEIQKLRYAINAGDYKTLRKQKSPHEVCGILKLFLRELKDPLIPLETCNRIIPSVWLGSTTWPLIRRAKVRLLYSALDDVRQNTLKFLMKHLQRVATIEENEVDTVSLGVLFCSIIFNETLADVCPVRFQQLTVIPKECIIVMIEDYDNIFS; from the exons ATGGATAGCTATCTGGGATTGGCAGAGCACAAACTGAAACCCCGTAGCGTGGTTGACGCATTTTCTAATCGCACAGGAACAGTGAAAAAACG ACCGGTACGCGTACCACCACCTCAGTCGCCTAAACCAAGA TCAGTTTCGCAGGCTTCCGCCGTCGTAGACGGCACCGGACAGTTCCATTATCTGCTGGAAGAGCATCTTGCGGTCGTGGAGAAAAATAAGCGACTCGAAATGAGAAACTCTTTGCTAGAAGAGGAGAACACGAAACTCAAATCCGACATCGATAACCTACGAGGTGCCTACGAGGAGTTGCAGGAAAACCTCGGAAGTGGGACGTCCAAATCCTTCGATACCGGCAAATTGCTCGTGCACTTGAAGCTAAAGCGGCGTGCTGATAAAGAAACCCTTGAGAAGCGCAACATAATCAAGA ATGAGGCCTGCTTCAATACATACCTTCAGCATGTCGACATGGTGGAGAACATACGAATTCCGCGGATCATTCATGAGTGCGTGACGGTGCTGGAAACGAACGAGAAGTTTATGCGAACCACAGGCCTGTATCGGATGTCGGGAAATCATAAAGAAATCCAGAAGCTGCGCTACGCCATCAACGCAGGCGATTACAAGACACTTCGCAAGCAGAAATCCCCCCATGAGGTATGCGGCATACTGAAGCTGTTCCTACGCGAGCTAAAGGACCCTTTGATACCGTTGGAGACATGTAACCGCATCATTCCTTCGGTTTGGCTTGGCTCTACAACCTGGC CACTAATTAGACGCGCTAAAGTGCGCTTACTGTATAGCGCCCTTGATGATGTTCGACAGAATACGCTAAAATTTCTTATGAAACATCTGCAAAG aGTTGCTACCATTGAAGAAAATGAGGTGGACACTGTGTCGTTAGGTGTACTGTTTTGTTCAATTATCTTCAACGAAACTCTGGCTGATGTATGTCCTGTGCGATTCCAGCAACTCACCGTTATACCAAAAGAATGTATAATAGTCATGATAGAGGATTACGATAACATTTTCTCGTGA